Proteins from a single region of Allocatelliglobosispora scoriae:
- a CDS encoding FAD-dependent oxidoreductase translates to MSANGKAGHAVVLGASIGGLLAARVLSESFAKVTIFDRDELPTTGLDRKGVPQGEHSHGLLARGRQVLEELFDGFADDLAALGALAIDIQNDCVWINDGHRIPRVASDLRGLCVSRPTLEGYIRTRVTALPNVEIAPRHEALGLLTSDDRSAVTGVRVMTVGTTEEREVAAELVVDATGRGNRGPTWLAEIGYDKPAEVLVNPGTVYMSRDYKRVDGDADFAAAIMSPSPESPRGGVMIAADGDRWMVTLIGVNGVVPPSDPEGFLEFTRTLHGTEIYDVLSKAEPLCEPKKMRLPTSVRRRYEDAVRLPDGFIAFADAICSFNPAYGQGMTVAAAEAIVLRDALAKGREGMPKRFFAEAAKVIDVPWDIAVGADLRYPNVQGERTGKVKFLNNYVGKLHIAAEKHAVVGHRFLSVANLMAPPTDLFAPGIVTRVLWSGRRKKADQTA, encoded by the coding sequence ATGTCTGCCAACGGAAAAGCCGGGCACGCGGTAGTGCTCGGCGCCAGCATCGGAGGCCTACTCGCGGCCCGGGTGCTGAGCGAGTCGTTCGCGAAGGTCACCATCTTCGACCGCGACGAGCTGCCCACCACCGGCCTGGACCGTAAGGGCGTCCCGCAGGGCGAGCACTCGCACGGCCTGCTCGCCCGTGGCCGCCAGGTGCTCGAGGAGCTCTTCGACGGGTTCGCCGACGACCTCGCCGCGCTGGGCGCGCTCGCCATCGACATCCAGAACGACTGCGTCTGGATCAACGATGGCCACCGGATCCCCCGGGTCGCCTCGGATCTGCGCGGGCTGTGCGTGAGCCGCCCGACGCTGGAGGGCTACATCCGCACCCGGGTCACCGCGCTGCCCAACGTCGAGATCGCGCCCCGGCACGAGGCCCTCGGCCTGCTCACCTCCGACGACAGGTCGGCCGTCACGGGCGTACGCGTCATGACCGTCGGCACCACCGAGGAGCGCGAGGTCGCCGCGGAGCTGGTCGTCGACGCGACCGGGCGTGGCAACCGCGGCCCGACGTGGCTCGCCGAGATCGGCTACGACAAGCCGGCCGAGGTGCTCGTCAACCCGGGCACGGTCTACATGTCGCGCGACTACAAGCGGGTCGACGGCGACGCCGACTTCGCAGCCGCGATCATGAGCCCGTCCCCCGAGTCCCCGCGCGGCGGCGTGATGATCGCCGCCGACGGCGACCGCTGGATGGTCACCCTGATCGGTGTCAACGGCGTGGTTCCGCCGTCGGACCCCGAGGGCTTCCTCGAGTTCACCCGGACCCTGCACGGCACCGAGATCTACGACGTGCTCAGCAAGGCCGAGCCGCTCTGCGAGCCGAAGAAGATGCGCCTGCCGACCAGCGTGCGCCGCCGCTACGAGGACGCCGTGCGCCTGCCCGACGGCTTCATCGCCTTCGCCGACGCGATCTGCAGCTTCAACCCGGCCTACGGCCAGGGCATGACCGTGGCCGCCGCCGAGGCGATCGTGCTGCGTGACGCGCTCGCCAAGGGCCGCGAGGGCATGCCGAAGCGGTTCTTCGCCGAGGCCGCCAAGGTCATCGACGTGCCCTGGGACATCGCGGTCGGCGCCGACCTGCGCTACCCGAACGTGCAGGGCGAGCGCACTGGCAAGGTCAAGTTCCTCAACAACTACGTCGGCAAGCTGCACATCGCCGCTGAGAAGCACGCCGTCGTCGGTCACCGGTTCCTGAGCGTCGCCAACCTGATGGCACCGCCCACGGACCTCTTCGCCCCGGGGATCGTCACCCGGGTGCTGTGGTCGGGTCGCCGCAAAAAGGCCGACCAGACCGCGTGA
- a CDS encoding GNAT family N-acetyltransferase has protein sequence MIIRPAQAAEFARVADLHLASRAHTYSAMLPPGAFDGVDPVAHRARLRERLAAEAETHLLSVALDGPEIVGFTYVGPADEPLARELHQIHVAPSRKGTGVGKALMRAALDGFRSGGAERAYLWVIEGNDRAITFYERGGWTPEGTVREQPMGNAPTRQLRYEIDLRRG, from the coding sequence ATGATCATCCGGCCTGCGCAGGCAGCCGAATTCGCTCGCGTGGCCGACCTGCACCTGGCGAGCCGAGCGCACACCTACAGCGCGATGCTGCCGCCCGGGGCGTTCGACGGAGTCGATCCGGTCGCCCATCGGGCCAGGTTGCGCGAGCGCCTCGCCGCCGAAGCCGAAACACACCTTTTGTCAGTCGCCCTGGACGGTCCGGAGATTGTCGGGTTTACGTATGTCGGGCCGGCCGACGAGCCGCTCGCACGGGAGCTGCACCAAATTCACGTTGCACCGTCGCGCAAGGGCACCGGGGTCGGAAAAGCCCTGATGAGAGCCGCTCTCGACGGGTTCCGCAGCGGTGGTGCCGAGCGCGCCTACCTCTGGGTGATCGAGGGCAACGACAGGGCGATCACCTTCTATGAACGGGGCGGCTGGACGCCCGAGGGCACCGTGCGTGAGCAGCCAATGGGGAACGCTCCCACTCGCCAGCTCCGCTACGAGATCGATCTCCGCCGGGGCTGA